One Vigna unguiculata cultivar IT97K-499-35 chromosome 7, ASM411807v1, whole genome shotgun sequence genomic region harbors:
- the LOC114191577 gene encoding activator of 90 kDa heat shock protein ATPase homolog encodes MAKFGEGDKRWIVADRVDGTNVHNWHWAETNCLEWSRTFFRKLFTNVNVADGDVSVTVKKVDKLDGEAYVNVRKGKVIPGYEIGVTLAWEGEVRGADGKLLQKVDGGVEIPYISDENADEDPEVRVTVKDSGEVGKRLKQVVVEKVKPVILEKVRVWVESMAKGGPVKDDLEAKKAVLQKSVSSVNSNGNVNINGNNENDSKKNEKSEGKKGFKTISLTERFNCRAKDLFEILMDENRWRGFTHSNAKISKEVGGEFSIFDGSVTGRNLELQEGKLIVQRWRFGSWLDGIQSTVRIVFEEPEGGVTVVKLTHSDVPEEDRYGNATVVENTERGWRDLIFQRIRAMFGFGI; translated from the exons ATGGCGAAGTTCGGCGAGGGTGATAAACGTTGGATCGTGGCGGACCGCGTTGACGGCACCAACGTTCACAACTGGCACTGGGCTGAGACCAACTGTCTCGAATGGTCCAGAACCTTCTTCCGAAAGCTTTTCACCAACGTCAACGTCGCTGACGGTGACGTCTCCGTCACCGTCAAGAAGGTGGACAAACTCGACGGCGAGGCCTACGTTAACGTGCGCAAGGGGAAGGTGATTCCCGGGTACGAGATCGGCGTGACGCTCGCGTGGGAGGGCGAGGTGCGTGGCGCCGACGGGAAGCTCCTGCAGAAGGTCGATGGCGGCGTCGAGATCCCATACATCTCCGATGAGAACGCCGACGAGGATCCCGAGGTTAGGGTTACGGTGAAGGATAGCGGAGAGGTTGGGAAGAGGTTGAAGCAGGTGGTGGTGGAGAAGGTGAAACCGGTGATTTTGGAGAAGGTTAGGGTTTGGGTGGAGAGCATGGCGAAGGGTGGGCCCGTGAAGGATGACCTTGAAGCGAAGAAAGCGGTGCTACAGAAGAGCGTTAGTAGTGTTAATAGTAATggtaatgttaatattaatggTAATAATGAGAATGATTCGAAGAAGAATGAGAAGAGTGAAGGGAAGAAGGGGTTTAAAACGATCAGTTTGACAGAGAGGTTTAATTGTAGGGCGAAGGATTTGTTTGAGATTTTGATGGATGAGAATAGGTGGAGGGGTTTCACACACAGCAATGCGAAGATTAGCAAGGAGGTTGGGGGCGAATTTAGTATTTTCGATGGGTCTGTGACTGGAAGAAATTTGGAGTTGCAGGAAGGGAAGTTGATCGTGCAGAGGTGGAGGTTCGGGAGCTGGCTTGATGGGATTCAATCCACG GTTAGGATTGTGTTTGAGGAGCCTGAAGGTGGAGTCACAGTTGTTAAGCTCACGCATAGTGATGTGCCTGAAGAAGACAG ATATGGGAATGCGACTGTGGTGGAAAACACAGAGAGGGGATGGCGGGATCTCATTTTCCAAAGGATACGGGCTATGTTTGGTTTTGGAATTTGA
- the LOC114191633 gene encoding protein trichome birefringence-like: MADATKYIPINSDPKSLFSIPKTRKTLTFAYAFTFVFVAFTVFLAFCPSPNTSSPFFTNIFSSTASSTSSTSAYKSQLSSIFSYFFNTTTSSSSSSSSNSSTYVTTTASRSTNTTFQSHSTTKKPFKATPFENQTQTTPTTSNIPTNHTPKPHDHLVNKKPSSASNHTRVSGGGAEKGVVRSNYTASLVKKKKDGNKETDSRVEDEHIEALIKCDFFDGEWIKDDSYPLYQPGSCNLIDEQFSCIQNGRPDKDYQKYRWKPKRCSLPRLDGHRMLEMLRGKRLIFVGDSLNRNMWESLICILRNSVKDKSKVYEANGRVHFKGEASYSFIFKDYNFSAELFVSPFLVQEWQFQVKNGTKKETLRLDLVGKSSVQYKHADIIIFNTGHWWTHDKTSKGKDYYQEGSHVYNELNVLEAFRRAITTWSRWIDANIDSSKSMIFFRGYSASHFSGGQWNSGGQCDSETVPIKNEKYLKEYPPKMRVLEKVLKYMKTKVTYLNVTKMTDFRKDGHPSIYRKQNLSAEERKSPLSFQDCSHWCLPGVPDAWNEILYAELLLRQYQNQHLKKRT, from the exons atggCTGATGCCACCAAGTACATTCCCATAAACTCAGACCCCAAGAGCCTCTTCTCCATTCCCAAAACCAGAAAAACTCTAACTTTTGCCTATGCTTTTACTTTTGTCTTTGTTGCTTTCACTGTTTTCCTTGCCTTTTGCCCCTCTCCAAACACTTCCTCTCCCTTCTTCACCAACATATTCTCCTCCACTGCTTCCTCCACTTCCTCCACTTCTGCTTACAAGTCACAACTCTCTTccattttctcttatttctttaACACcaccacttcttcttcttcttcttcttcttccaattCCTCAACCTATGTCACCACCACCGCTTCTAGATCTACCAACACCACTTTTCAATCTCATTCAACAACTAAAAAGCCTTTTAAAGCAACCCCTTTTGAAAACCAGACTCAAACCACTCCAACTACAAGCAACATACCCACCAATCACACGCCAAAACCGCATGATCATCTTGTGAATAAAAAGCCATCAAGTGCTTCCAATCATACACGAGTTTCTGGAGGGGGCGCAGAGAAAGGAGTTGTGCGTAGTAATTACACGGCTTCCCtggtgaagaaaaagaaggatggGAACAAGGAAACGGATTCGAGGGTGGAGGATGAACATATTGAGGCTTTGATcaaatgtgatttttttgatgGGGAATGGATTAAGGATGATTCTTATCCTCTCTATCAACCGGGGTCTTGCAATCTCATCGATGAACAGTTCAGTTGTATCCAAAATGGAAGACCTGATAAAGACTATCAGAAATATAGGTGGAAGCCAAAGAGATGCAGCCTCCCAAG GTTGGACGGACATAGAATGCTGGAAATGTTGAGAGGCAAGAGGCTTATTTTTGTTGGTGATTCCCTGAATAGGAATATGTGGGAATCTCTCATTTGCATCCTAAGAAACTCTGTGAAAGACAAAAGCAAAGTATATGAAGCAAACGGAAGAGTCCATTTCAAAGGGGAAGCTTCTTATTCATTCATATTCAAA GATTATAACTTCTCCGCGGAGCTTTTTGTGTCCCCATTCTTAGTTCAAGAATGGCAATTTCAAGTAAAGAATGGAACAAAAAAGGAAACACTTCGTCTTGATTTAGTTGGTAAATCTTCAGTTCAATATAAACATGCAGATATAATCATCTTCAACACTGGTCACTGGTGGACTCATGACAAAACTTCCAAAGG GAAGGACTATTACCAAGAGGGAAGCCATGTCTACAATGAACTGAATGTTCTGGAGGCATTTCGCAGGGCAATAACCACTTGGAGTAGATGGATTGATGCCAACATAGATTCATCAAAGTCTATGATATTCTTCAGAGGCTATTCTGCTTCACATTTCAG TGGGGGGCAATGGAATTCTGGTGGACAATGCGACAGTGAAACTGTGCCAATCAAGAATGAGAAGTACTTGAAGGAATACCCTCCTAAGATGAGGGTATTggaaaaggttttgaagtataTGAAAACCAAAGTGACCTATCTAAATGTCACTAAAATGACAGATTTCAGAAAGGATGGTCATCCTTCTATTTATAGGAAGCAAAACCTATCTGCAGAAGAGAGAAAATCACCATTGAGTTTCCAAGATTGCAGTCACTGGTGCCTCCCTGGTGTTCCTGATGCATGGAATGAGATTCTTTATGCTGAGCTTCTTTTGAGACAGTATCAGAATCAGCATCTGAAGAAAAGAACATAG
- the LOC114191634 gene encoding homeobox-leucine zipper protein HOX11-like, giving the protein MELALSLGDTSKPFTFLDKPANLPSKDPPGFCIATGKGFDEKRSDAEKRGSSDPPVQLDLLPFTPVLRSQPPSQLRIPWLAEPCGAARVLDVNLFPAATEDGDDGTSLSSPSSAVSPFQMDFSMRNGNAEFGGRNRREQQEGEGTRASDDEENGSTRKKLRLSKEQSAFLEESFKEHTTLNPKQKLALAKQLNLLPRQVEVWFQNRRARTKLKQTEVDCEYLKRCCETLTEENRRLQKELQELRALKTSQPFYMQLPATTLTMCPSCERVATNSTTTNQTSSTINNNASQLPVELSLSKPRILPFPNAQAQATQTQAQAQAHQIPSS; this is encoded by the exons ATGGAACTGGCTTTGAGCTTAGGCGACACTTCCAAGCCCTTCACTTTTCTCGACAAGCCTGCAAATTTACCCTCCAAGGACCCTCCTGGGTTCTGCATAGCAACGGGGAAAGGCTTTGACGAGAAAAGAAGTGATGCTGAGAAAAGGGGTTCTTCAGATCCACCGGTTCAGCTTGATCTTCTTCCTTTCACTCCCGTTCTCAGATCCCAACCTCCTTCCCAGCTTCGAATCCCTTGGCTCGCTGAACCAT GTGGAGCGGCGAGGGTGCTGGACGTAAACCTTTTTCCGGCGGCGACGGAGGACGGCGATGACGGGACGTCGCTGTCGTCGCCGAGCAGTGCGGTGTCGCCGTTTCAGATGGATTTCAGCATGAGAAACGGTAATGCGGAGTTTGGAGGAAGAAACAGGAGGGAACAACAAGAGGGTGAAGGCACCAGAGCCAGTGATGACGAAGAAAATGGCTCAACCAGGAAGAAACTCAGACTCTCCAAAGAACAATCAGCTTTTCTCGAAGAAAGCTTCAAAGAACACACGACTCTCAATCCG AAGCAGAAGCTTGCTTTGGCTAAACAGTTGAATCTCCTCCCTCGTCAAGTGGAGGTTTGGTTTCAGAACAGAAGGGCAAG GACAAAGTTGAAGCAAACAGAAGTGGATTGTGAGTATTTGAAGAGATGCTGTGAGACTCTGACAGAAGAGAATAGAAGGTTGCAGAAGGAGCTTCAAGAACTCAGAGCCTTGAAAACTTCTCAACCATTCTACATGCAGCTTCCGGCCACAACTCTCACCATGTGTCCCTCTTGTGAAAGGGTTGCCACAAATTCCACAACAACGAACCAAACTTCTTCCACCATCAACAATAACGCTTCTCAACTCCCTGTCGAGTTATCTCTCAGCAAGCCCAGAATATTGCCCTTCCCCAATGCCCAGGCCCAAGCAACCCAGacacaagcccaagctcaagccCATCAGATACCCTCTTCATGA